The segment CCGCCACCACCCACCCCGCTGACGAGATTCCCATGCGTCGCGGGTGTCCCATGCGGCCGCCCGCGGAGTACGCGGATCTGCGCGCCAACGGCCCTACCCGGATGCGCATGCCGGACGGCCAACCAGTGTGGGCGGTCACCCGTCACCGCGATGTCCAGGCCATCCTCGCCAGCCCGGACTTCAGCGCCGACAACAGGACCCCAGGGCTTCCCCTCATCAAGCCGGAGGCGCAGGAGGTGCTGGACAACCCGACGTTCCTCCGCAAGGACCCGCCGGAGCACACCGCCGAACGTCGGACCCTGATCCCGGAGTTCACCCTGCGCCGCGTCCGGCGGCTGCGCCCCGGGGTGGAACACGCCACCGCGGGTCTGCTGGACGAGATGCTCCGCAACGGCTCACCCGCCGACCTGGTGGAGAGTCTGGCACTGCCGCTGCCCTCCCTGGTGATCTGCCAACTCCTCGGGGTCCCCTACAGCGACCACGAGTACTTCCAGACGCGGGCAGGGGCGGTCCTGTCCCGGAGCAGCACCCCGGAACAGACCAGTACCGCGTACTCCGAGCTCTTCGCGTATCTGGACGACCTGCTCACCCGCAAACAACGCCACCCCGAGGACGACGTGATGAGCCGCCTGGCGACCGAGCACCTGAAACCCGCGGGAGATTTCGACCGGGAAACGGTGATACGGATGTGCACCCTGCTGCTCGCCGCCGGCCACGAGACCACGGCGAACATGATCGCGCTGTCGACGGTCACGCTGCTGGAGCGCCCTGACCTGGTGGCGGTGCTGCGGGACCAACCCGACAAGCGGTCTGATGTCGTGGCCGAGCTGCTGCGCTTCCACAGCATCGCGGACGTGATTCCGACCCGGGTCGCGGTTCGCGACACCGAAATCGGTGGCGTCACCATCGCCGAGGGGGAGGGTGCCATCGCCCTCCTCGCCGGGGCCAACTGGGACCCGGAGATCTTCGATGTCCCGGAGCGCGTCCAGATACGCGCGGGAGACCAGCGCCACCTTGCGTTCGGGTACGGGATTCACCAGTGCCTGGGAGCAAATTTGGCGCGTATGGAGCTGGAGGTGGTACTGCCCGCGATGTTCGAGCGACTTCCGGGGCTGCGACTGGACGCACCGGTCGCGGAACTGGACTACAAGTACGACGGCGTGGTCTTCGGCCTGCACAGCCTGCCGGTCAGATGGGAGACCCCGGCATGAGGGTGACCGCCAACCGCGAGGTCTGTGTCGGCGCCGGCATGTGCGCGCTTACCGCACCGGAGGTCTTCGACCAGGACGAAGAGGACGGCCGTGTGCATCTGCTCACCGATAACCCCCTCGATGAGCAGCGGGACAAGGTCCGCGAGGCCGAACGGCTCTGCCCCAGCCGGGCTCTGGCTATCTCTGGCTGAGCGCCCGCCCTCCGTCCCGAGGCGGTGGAGTTGGTCGCGGCGTGCGCATCCACGCAATCTTCCGCTGTTCAGGCCGGAGCACTCATCAACGATGCCCATGCTGCCCGGCAGATCTTGGCAGACAGCTGAGATCCGCCTTCCAGTCATGAGCTCGCCGCTCAACGCGTCCACCGTGCTAGAAGTTGGCTCGTCTTCTTGGGGGTGGCGTGGCCGGTAACGGTTCGGCCGTACGTCGGGTGGCGCGGCCCCGGCCGATCTCTCGAATGGAGCCGGCCGGGGGTCTGCTTCTCCCGCCTGCGCTGCGGTAAGAGAACCTGCCCCTCCCGGCGGCTCTCCACCGACCAACTCGAACAGGCGGTGCTCGACGCGCTACTGGAGACCCGCCGACGTAGCGACCCGACGGTCACCAGAC is part of the Spiractinospora alimapuensis genome and harbors:
- a CDS encoding ferredoxin, producing MRVTANREVCVGAGMCALTAPEVFDQDEEDGRVHLLTDNPLDEQRDKVREAERLCPSRALAISG
- a CDS encoding cytochrome P450, with the protein product MAEPTSSPATTHPADEIPMRRGCPMRPPAEYADLRANGPTRMRMPDGQPVWAVTRHRDVQAILASPDFSADNRTPGLPLIKPEAQEVLDNPTFLRKDPPEHTAERRTLIPEFTLRRVRRLRPGVEHATAGLLDEMLRNGSPADLVESLALPLPSLVICQLLGVPYSDHEYFQTRAGAVLSRSSTPEQTSTAYSELFAYLDDLLTRKQRHPEDDVMSRLATEHLKPAGDFDRETVIRMCTLLLAAGHETTANMIALSTVTLLERPDLVAVLRDQPDKRSDVVAELLRFHSIADVIPTRVAVRDTEIGGVTIAEGEGAIALLAGANWDPEIFDVPERVQIRAGDQRHLAFGYGIHQCLGANLARMELEVVLPAMFERLPGLRLDAPVAELDYKYDGVVFGLHSLPVRWETPA